A section of the Deltaproteobacteria bacterium genome encodes:
- a CDS encoding VanZ family protein: MVFQIISKFTCRLFHKKSTAFFGVIIFAICTITLIAGLWPFEFHPVNKVAWLGDRNGVNFYGQSMIVSPILWDDPQKSPFQNKSITIELWVHPPAKLSDVGIGRIVSLYDGQEPDLLFLGQWKSHLVIWSRIQIIQNKFQKPVKRRDYGEIGLRDALSKDNDQFLTITSGAGGTSIYLNGKLVRANPGYNVLSGFAGIPFRLMLGNSPTGEGYWTGYLSGLAIYNQTLTSSRVLKSYREWMDKGYPSTPRENGCTALYLFNERKGAIVNNHMDTGNQLLIPEVFTPFRRIVLSPPWHDFRWDRSSLQDITINIIWFIPFGFFGAAFLGKMKQFRKSTLYLTTAMIGLGLSLAIELLQVYIPTRHSQLTDVICNLTGIIMGLVLFHKMVFPSSEDTHGSRHCEEP, from the coding sequence ATGGTATTCCAAATAATAAGCAAATTTACGTGCAGGTTATTCCATAAGAAAAGCACCGCATTTTTTGGGGTCATTATTTTTGCTATATGTACAATAACGCTCATAGCGGGACTCTGGCCTTTTGAATTTCACCCTGTAAATAAGGTTGCGTGGCTCGGCGACAGGAATGGCGTCAATTTCTACGGCCAGTCCATGATCGTGAGCCCCATCCTCTGGGATGATCCACAGAAATCGCCGTTTCAAAACAAATCAATCACCATAGAACTCTGGGTGCACCCCCCGGCTAAACTCAGCGATGTCGGTATTGGCCGAATAGTATCTCTCTATGATGGACAAGAACCGGACCTTTTATTTTTAGGTCAGTGGAAATCTCATCTGGTTATTTGGAGCAGAATACAAATTATTCAGAACAAATTTCAAAAACCGGTCAAACGCAGAGACTACGGAGAAATCGGCCTCCGCGACGCCCTTTCCAAAGACAACGATCAATTTCTGACGATCACATCGGGGGCGGGAGGAACGTCAATTTATTTGAATGGAAAGCTTGTTCGAGCTAACCCCGGTTACAATGTGCTTTCCGGATTTGCAGGAATTCCATTTCGATTAATGCTCGGCAACTCACCGACCGGTGAAGGTTACTGGACCGGATATTTATCAGGCCTTGCCATTTATAATCAGACGTTAACGTCTTCCCGGGTGTTGAAGAGTTACCGGGAATGGATGGATAAAGGATATCCTTCAACACCAAGAGAAAATGGGTGTACAGCGTTGTATCTGTTCAATGAACGAAAGGGAGCAATTGTAAATAATCACATGGATACCGGCAACCAACTTTTAATCCCTGAGGTATTTACGCCTTTTCGACGGATCGTATTGTCGCCCCCATGGCATGATTTCCGTTGGGATAGATCGTCTCTGCAGGATATCACGATTAATATTATCTGGTTTATACCCTTCGGTTTCTTCGGTGCTGCTTTCCTGGGCAAAATGAAACAGTTCAGGAAAAGTACCCTATATCTGACGACAGCCATGATCGGTTTAGGGCTCAGCCTTGCGATTGAACTCCTGCAGGTGTATATCCCCACGCGGCATTCCCAGCTCACAGATGTGATATGTAATTTAACAGGAATCATCATGGGACTGGTTCTTTTCCACAAAATGGTTTTCCCCTCTTCCGAAGATACTCACGGATCAAGACATTGCGAGGAGCCTTAA
- a CDS encoding GAF domain-containing protein: protein MVKRLKNLSSAESKLALRDFQLTLLKQISELSVLPVDMDRLLNLMMELVLQMMQVESGSLILTDRNTGNLSFRVAHGPKADAIRQFQLKPGEGIAGWVVETGQLLLVNDVTKDLRWYRDLSLKIDYKTTDILCVPLRIKEKTLGALELINRHKEYPFTEEDLEVAKVLANNLAIVLENFNLFEIADRKISELHSISEVTKNINSVLEIDPLLKIIMDLATDIMKAEASSVLLLNLDTQELVFRLALGDKGQQVKQITLKLDAGVAGWVARHGEPLIINDVAQDPRFNPDVDKRTGFKTRAIICLPLKLKDQIIGVIEVINRRDGNPFNQDDLNLLSIFADHAAISIDKARLHENIKRQECIRASYERYFSPQIVNEILHTAPGVHLGGQRREVSILFADLRNFSGFAEHHNPEVVVEFLNEIFKELVDVIFQYQGTLDKFLGDGLMAFFGAPLDQPDHANRAINAALKMQEQMRAINARRQARGQGVLDMGIGINTGEAIVGNIGSEKRMEYTAIGSVINIAFHLQEISRGGYQTLVTENTYNRLGDIPPDLEFKKYVNEQLSYGLSPYYEVIHRTVH, encoded by the coding sequence ATGGTTAAGCGTCTGAAAAATCTATCCTCTGCTGAGAGCAAACTGGCGCTCCGGGATTTTCAATTAACCCTGCTGAAACAGATCAGTGAGCTTTCCGTTTTGCCTGTCGATATGGATCGTCTTTTGAACCTTATGATGGAACTCGTTCTTCAGATGATGCAGGTGGAATCCGGTTCACTTATCCTCACCGATCGCAATACGGGAAACCTGTCCTTTCGGGTTGCACACGGGCCGAAGGCTGATGCAATCAGACAATTTCAACTCAAGCCCGGTGAGGGAATCGCCGGGTGGGTCGTTGAAACCGGGCAACTCCTTCTTGTCAATGATGTTACGAAAGATCTTCGCTGGTACAGGGATCTGAGTTTAAAGATTGATTACAAGACCACCGACATCCTCTGTGTGCCTCTACGCATCAAGGAAAAGACCCTGGGCGCGCTGGAACTGATCAACCGGCATAAGGAGTACCCGTTTACCGAGGAAGATCTTGAAGTTGCCAAGGTTTTGGCTAACAATCTGGCAATTGTGCTTGAAAATTTCAACCTCTTCGAAATCGCCGATCGCAAGATTTCAGAGCTCCATTCCATTTCCGAGGTGACAAAAAATATAAACTCTGTATTGGAAATTGACCCGCTTCTCAAGATTATCATGGACCTCGCCACAGATATTATGAAAGCTGAGGCGAGTTCTGTACTGCTTCTGAATCTGGACACGCAGGAGCTTGTCTTTCGCCTGGCTCTGGGGGACAAAGGTCAGCAAGTGAAGCAGATAACCTTGAAGTTAGATGCGGGTGTGGCCGGTTGGGTTGCCCGGCATGGGGAGCCGCTCATCATAAACGATGTGGCACAGGATCCCCGTTTCAATCCGGATGTTGACAAGAGAACAGGATTTAAAACACGTGCCATCATCTGTCTACCGCTTAAACTAAAAGATCAGATAATCGGGGTAATAGAGGTAATTAACCGACGCGACGGAAACCCCTTTAACCAGGATGATCTCAATCTTCTGTCCATCTTTGCCGACCACGCGGCAATCTCCATCGACAAAGCCCGTCTTCACGAGAATATTAAACGCCAGGAGTGTATCCGGGCAAGTTACGAACGTTACTTTTCGCCGCAGATCGTCAACGAAATTCTCCACACCGCACCAGGCGTCCATTTGGGCGGGCAACGCAGAGAAGTAAGTATTCTTTTTGCCGATCTGCGCAACTTCAGCGGGTTTGCCGAACACCACAATCCCGAAGTGGTCGTTGAGTTCCTGAACGAAATTTTCAAGGAACTGGTGGATGTTATATTTCAGTACCAGGGAACTCTGGACAAGTTTTTAGGTGACGGCCTGATGGCCTTCTTCGGCGCACCGCTGGATCAACCCGATCATGCCAACCGCGCTATCAACGCGGCGTTAAAAATGCAGGAACAGATGCGAGCTATTAATGCCCGGCGTCAGGCCCGTGGCCAGGGTGTGTTGGACATGGGAATCGGCATCAATACCGGGGAAGCGATTGTTGGAAATATCGGATCAGAAAAAAGGATGGAGTACACAGCCATCGGCAGTGTTATTAACATCGCATTCCACTTGCAGGAAATTTCGCGGGGTGGATACCAGACACTGGTCACGGAAAATACTTATAACCGTCTTGGGGACATCCCGCCGGATCTGGAATTCAAAAAATACGTCAATGAACAACTGTCCTATGGCTTGTCACCCTATTATGAAGTCATTCACCGCACGGTTCATTGA